GGTGTGCATATGCAGCGTCGGGGTCTCCATGTACAAGAACCCGGCGTCGATGCCGGAGAGCCGTTCCACGGCGCGTCAGGCCGGGGCCGGGACCGCTGCCGACTCGGTCAGGCCAGAGCTGGCGAGGGACGCGTCGACGAAGTCGCCGAGCGTGCGCGTCCAGAAGAACCCCACGTGATTGCCCGGGTACCAGTGGATCGTGGGTCGGCCCCAGTGGAGCCACAACCGCTGGGCCTGCCCGGGAGTGGCCAGGCGGTCGGCCAGCCCCGCGTAGATGAACCGGTCCCGGAGCGGGACACGGGGCTCGAACGCCAGTGGCGAGATCACACGGTGGATCCGGTCGGCCTCTTCGCCGGCGAGATGGTGCTCAGCCGCCCGGCGCCGTACGTGCGGCGGAGAATGGTGGAAGAACAGGCGCGGCAGGTCGGCCGCCGGGATGCCGGCGATGACGCAGTCCAAGCCGTCCTCCAGGCCGGCCAGGAGGGCGGCCGTGTACCCGCCGAGGGAGATGCCGTAGAGGCCGATCGCGGGCGCCCCCTCGTTGCGCACCCAGCTCAACAGCCGGCGCGCGTCCCAGACGCCCTGGGCGATCCCGTGGATGCTGTTGAGGACGTCGAATGACAGCAGGCTGTCGGACCCAAGCCGGCTGAGCTTGCGGGGGCCGTGGCAGGGCATCACCGGCAGGAGGAGGTTGAGCCCGAGCTCGCGGTGCAGGCGCAGGGCCCGAAAGGCGGGGAGGTCGAGCATGGCGCTCCCGGTCCCGAACCCGTGGAAGCACACCAGCCAGGGGCGAGGCCGGCCAGGATGGCGCAGGACCCATGCGTGGGCCGTCCGATTCGGCGTTGCCGCCTGCCACCGCTGCGCACCGGGCTCGCCGGCGTGCGGTTCGTAGCCGCTCTCGAACGAGAGGTGCTCGTACGGGATCCCCCGCGTCCAGGCCAGGTCGAGCGGCCGACAGCCTTCGATGGCGGGCGCCGAGAGCGCCGGAGGGTCGGGATGGTACGAGGACGGGTCAGCCACCCAGCCCCGACGCTCGAAGAGCTCGGCCGCCTCGAGCACTTCCTGTCCGACCCGCTCGTAGTCGGCGCGGTGCGGGTAGCGCTTGGGGCTCTTCATCATGGCCAGGAGGAGCTCGTCGACCGCCACCTGGGCAGCCAGCCCTGCGCTCGGCGGCGGTGCGGGAGGATGGGAGTCGAGCGGTGCACGCCGGCTGCGTGCCCACGAGCGGGCCACGAAGGCAGCGGTGCGCGGCGCGGTCATGGCGATGCGCACTGGCGGATCGGCTGCTCTCCGTATCCGCCGGTAGACCTCCGCCGGCAGTGGCCTCCCAGCCGGCGCCGGCTGCGGCCCCGGCTGGCCCTCACCCCCACCAAGTAGCATGCATCTGATGGTACGTCAGGATGCTGGGGATCCGACACGACCACCTTGGACGTTCAATCTCTGTGATCTCTTCGAGCTGGTGGCCGACGCAATTCCCGACCACCAGGCGATGGTGGCCGGTGGTCGCCGGCTGACGTATCGCGAGCTCGACGACCGGGCCAACCGACTGGCCCACCGACTGCTGGCCGCAGGC
Above is a window of Acidimicrobiales bacterium DNA encoding:
- a CDS encoding alpha/beta hydrolase, whose product is MLLGGGEGQPGPQPAPAGRPLPAEVYRRIRRAADPPVRIAMTAPRTAAFVARSWARSRRAPLDSHPPAPPPSAGLAAQVAVDELLLAMMKSPKRYPHRADYERVGQEVLEAAELFERRGWVADPSSYHPDPPALSAPAIEGCRPLDLAWTRGIPYEHLSFESGYEPHAGEPGAQRWQAATPNRTAHAWVLRHPGRPRPWLVCFHGFGTGSAMLDLPAFRALRLHRELGLNLLLPVMPCHGPRKLSRLGSDSLLSFDVLNSIHGIAQGVWDARRLLSWVRNEGAPAIGLYGISLGGYTAALLAGLEDGLDCVIAGIPAADLPRLFFHHSPPHVRRRAAEHHLAGEEADRIHRVISPLAFEPRVPLRDRFIYAGLADRLATPGQAQRLWLHWGRPTIHWYPGNHVGFFWTRTLGDFVDASLASSGLTESAAVPAPA